The sequence TCAAATGTACCTTAACTTATGGCTTTTAAAGACATTTGATTCGCTAGCAAAAGTCAAGTTTTAaaacttctttctcaaaataataataataataaaacttttgcTTTTCAAAACCGGCCTTATAAACTCTTGAGTAGTCCCTTAAAAGCTCTATATTGGTTTTGCCAAATGGATTCATTGTTTTTCGTTATAAGAGCTTTTGGGATTAAAGTTCTAAGACGCAATGAGAACGGGGAATGATACGCACACACAGATTAATTGACGGGTTAATTCGTTCTCTCCGATCCAAATTCCTCCTCACACTACAAAAAAttagacctatagtgacgtttcaCAAAAGCTACTATAGGCCCATTTGGGCTATAGCAGTGTTTGCTATAGTGGCGTTTATAAAATGCTGCTAtaggcccaatttttttttttttttcttttaagacaATAGCAATGTTTTTATAAAAGCCACTATAGGTCCATACgccataatattaataatagtcAAACTCAGAAATCCATCTACAGTCTTGGATTATGGGGTTGGTTTGATTTGAGGCTGTGTGGGTTAAGCACCCCATGCGGCTAGCTGCTATGTTGAGGGCCGGTTCAACATTCCTAAATTcatatgtataaatatatttatttatttatttatttcagaATCAAgatgataaatttaaattttaaatatattaaccaaaccaaggttaatttgataaattaaataaataattagatgAATTAATACTAAACAAACTAaagttaatttcatataaagaattaaatatcaTAGTTCAAGTTTATGCCAAAAAAAAGTTCAAgtataactaaataaaaagaaataaaaaaatattattctttaaaaaagtGTATGTACTTTATCTTGGATAAGGCGATACATTGTTAAGAAaagtaatttaattttcaatttttattttagtgttaGGAAAATAAATGGGTGCATGACTAATGTTGACAATCTATTATGTTGAATATTGGTTTACAAAATTAAAgtctcatattttttttttcccaaactatTTATAGTTTTCAACTGGGTtgagtttctatttttttagggtaaattccaGTAAATAGACCTGAGGTTTGAGTTAATGATAATTAGGTCCAAGATATTTTAAAAGTGACCAATTtggggtgagtttggttcagctttttgtaaaagtgcataatgaaaaagttaagTTTTCAAAAAGCGCATAATGAAAAAatgcattttcaaaaagctgagtgtttggtaaaagctgttaaaaagttctttttgaaaaaattgagtgtttggctagcacttataaaagtgacaGTTTGAGGGGTAAATTACctaaaaggacaatgtatatataagggagtttatttcatactttttctttctttttttttggatgtgagtttggttcatacttaaaaatcaactacttcatcatacttaaatcaatttttctctttctaaaaaaaattatttttttctcaccaatattagctaataataacctaccacttaagatttattgtgaaaatattgtgataaaaattgatactgattttaatttaacgtgctattaaaattatgtttttctctttctaaaaaaattatttttttctcaccaatattagctaataataacctaccacttaagatttattgtgaaaatattgtgataaaaattgatactgattttaatttaatgtgctattaaaattatgtttttctctttctaaaaaaattatttttttctcaccaatattagctaataataacttaccacttaagatttattgtgaaagtattgtgaaaatattgtgataaaaattgatactgattttaattttaacgtactattaaaattatttttttctctttctaaaaaaattatttttttctcaccaatattagctaataataaccaaccccttaaaatttattgtgaaaaaattgtgataatatttcattctttttgtttccttttttccccctctttttttatcctccacacacggcatttctttctcttttttttccttttttttccctctttttttctcctccacacacgtatccattctcttttcttttttatccttctttcctccttttttccCCTGCCATTCCTCCAAACTCCAGGACATTCAAAGCTCtccttctttgtcttttttttttttttttttttttttttctcccttttctcttaGCACTTTGTCTGTTGGTTCTTGGCGGTGTTGTTGACGCAGGATTGTGGGAGAGAGGCCCATTGTTAGGCAAAGGAGCATTTGGGTCTGTGTTTTTAGCCAAACCCACATCCAAGTTTCGTTCTTTTCCTTCGTTGATGGTAGTGAAGTCAGCGGATCAGTGTTGCTTGGTGTTTTGTTGATCAAATCTCTACCTTCAAAACGTATTTCTCATATTagattagaaagaaataaaatttaaaaaaaaaaaagatcagtGCGCGttgaagaagacgaagaaagaaagaagaagaagaggaagaagattcAATGGATGACAGAGCAAAGAGACTTAAAGGAGAGGGCAAAGCAGAGAGAAGAGATAGGAGGCATGAGAGTGAGCTTCGTGCAAAGggagagcagagagatgagatgaggggCGTGAGAGTTCAGTTTCAGGCGTGAGAGACCTGATGAATTTTTATGGGTATTTTCGTAATTGACCATCAGCCCAACGGTAATAGTTCAAACGCGCATGTGCGTTTTGATTTATGGACCTCCTGCGGTCCATAAATTTTGCGCGTTTTGAACGCGTTTTTGCCTtggcccaaaacgcaacttttttcaaaaagttgcgttttgggctaAGCCAAACACATAAATTCCTTCAGCTTTTATAAATAAGTGCGTTTCAGCtcctaaaagctgaaacaaacgcACACTTGGTCCTAAAATCAATTTAAACCCTAACACCCTTAACCTCcgttactcttttctttttttcttttttcttttttctcaatcATGTCTTTCAGtctctctgttttctctcttctttcttagacctctcttcctcctctcatcatctctctctctctcacccgATCCATTCTCCTCCCTCTTATACCTctgtttctctttctcctttatGCCTCTCTTCTTCTTAGTGGTGCGTGGGTTTGGTGGCTATGAGTTGTGGTTTGGGTGGTTGTTTTGCAATGGTGGTGGGTTTCTAGtggttggttttggtttgttgttggtcttttggtggtggtggtgggctcTAATGTGTGGTTGGTTTGTTGTGagtatttggggtttttggtttttaaaggTTTTGTGGCCGGTGGTGGGTTCCGGTATGGGGTGGAGTCGCAGTGAGTGGTTGTGGGTTTCGGTATGGTGTAGTGGTTTGCTATAGGTTTTAcgaatttgggttttgttgctaCGGTTTGGCTAGGTTCTATTGCCAGTGGTGGTAGCAGTAGTTCTACAATTAGAGAGGGTTAGTGGGGTTTGGGGATTTTGGCTGTGAGAAACAAACCTCCGAGCCACTGCTATTGTGAGTCTCTTGGATGGGaacaaaatgagagagagaaacccaGGGATATTGTTGAGGTGagatcaaataaaatttgtatagaACAGAGAAGAGAGAACTTAGAGAAGACACAGGTCTGtaagggagaagaaaaaaaaagtaacggTTCTTAACGGTGTTTAGGGGCCAAACTTGGgtttagggatcaaattgatcaattttgaaatatgtTGAACCTAATTGACATTAGCCAAAACCTCAGGGTTGTTTACTGGAATTTacctatatatttaatattttggaGAGCTTTTTGGAGGTAGAGTTTGTTTGGGAGTGCATTTGAATAATTGAATACATTTCTATAGACAAGAGCCTTATAATTTATTTGGTTGACACCTTCTGCTCCAGGGTTCAAATCCTCctacaacaaaatatcaaattatatataaaataatagaaaaaaaaagtaggcagttaaaatataaaatgaaatttctaataaaaaattttcagaaCTATACAATTCATTGTGAATGCTGTTTAtttacccaacaaaaaaaagaaaaagaaaaaatgaaagatgaaaGTAGCTAGATTCTTTACTTTCTTAGGTCACAGCTTTTTTATTCCAAGTTCTATGTACTAAGCCGCGAAGTCCACAAGAAGAGAATTTGTATTCGCTATATGCATGCTTGTCAAGTCCCCCGTCTCGTCTGAACTTGGAACTTCTCTTCAACTCAACTTCAAAAGTCATTAGGCATAATCAATTTCtctattaaattattttattaggtcAATTTATTAAAAGGTTTGAGTTCCCTTAAGTGCTAAGATAGAGTGGGCTGGACGGAACCCGGGAATGACATGTTTTTAGAAGGTGTAAACTTCATTattatccaaaataataatgttatataaacataataaattttaaaatacttttacaATTTATTAAGGTACTCCGTAAATTGTGATTAGTGTAATATTAATTTCACTAATTAATATTACCACtatcattatttttatgaaaatttttaaatatattacaaattttattatataactattataaattgatatgataGTAAATATGATTGATAGATTTCAAAagtctaataaataaatttttaaattactttttagtGGTTTGAATCATGTTAGTTTATAAATgttatattgtaaaatttatattatcctaatattttttttatatcactcttatttttaattacataaCCATTACAAACTTATCATTTGgcatgaaaaaaatagtaaaattaattaTTCTGAGATTATTTATTAGAGAAAATTTATTATGAGATTAGATTGATTGTATCTAGAAACATTGTAAATATTCTCTTGTTGTTATAAATtagtattatattttgtttctttacgACAAAGTGGGACCTatgacaaaaatatatcttcTTTAGTGAACTCCACACCACACGGAAGCGGAACGCGTGTCCACTTCAAGCCAAAGTGAATTACAGTAAAACAACGCGTTGTATTATATTGCACTTGTCGTACCCTACACGGTTTCCTTATACGGTCATAccctacttctttttttttttcttttttttgagaaggtcaTGCCTTACTTGATAAGATCTTATGTGAAAAATGTGAAGAACActtaaatttacacaattttgctACAATAGTCACATGGAATGATAAAGGTATTGATCACATGGAGGTCAAGCATCTATCAATCACAACTTAccatatgataaaaattgtataaatttatgtaGATAGTATtgctcaaaatataaaattgtataaatttatgtaGATAGTATTGCTCATTTTATATTTTGCACCTAACTTCATCTTTTTACGTCTATATATATAGAGACCCATATCGAGTTAAGTTTCACAAGCTAGTGTTTGCTCAGCAAAACTAAAGAGAGaagcaagaagaagaagtttaATTTCACAACCAACCTTTGCTTGAACTTGTTAGCTAAAACCTCCAATAATGCAAGCAACCAATTATAACCCATCTTCCCCCATGCTTTGTCCAatttcattatcatcatcaccTCGCAGGAGAAAACCCTTTAGCCTAATTGTGAATGCaagtagagaaagaaaaggaagagattATGGGGGTAGACTTGTGGATGAGAACATGATTGTGCTTCGAGTACGCATGAAGGACTTGAAGATGCAAGAGACAAAAGAGGAGCCACCTTCGAATTGGATGGAGTGGGAGAAGCAATATTATGCGTATTATGATGAGGACGTTTGTGAAGCTGTAGGACATTTACAGTCTTATTTGCTGAGTATTAGGCCAAGTTTGGCATTAGGAATGGTGGCACTTGTTACTTTGAGTGTGCCAATAACTACCGGCGTGGTCTTGTTTCATATTATAGAGATGGCTAAGAGAATCTTATCTGGttgcatgtttttttaatataagttatTGACATTGTATTTGCAATTAATTGGCTTAATCTAAGTTGATGTTCTCTTTACAATTGGCTTAATCTTTTATTAATTGCAAGTGCGTTATTATTCTCTATTCCTGTATTCAAACATGCATTCTTCCTAAGATTGCCAAGATATTTTATGTTATAACTTACAAGTTTGGTGTCTAACTTTTACCttacattttaatttgattccTAATGTTTCAAAGGCATTAGTTTAGTCTCTAATCTTTTGATATATATAGTGTCAAAATAGTCATTGTTGTTAAGtagtaaatgaaaaatattaatgtaGCTAACGgtgatatttaaatattaatattaaagcCATCTAAGATGCCATGTAGCCAGGTTACATggcattaattaaaaaataaataaataaaaaggcagtCACTACAGTTGGTTCATTTCATGTTCATCAAATCAACCGTGTGTCTCTCAAgtattcaaaaacaaattacaaaGTTTGCTTCAGTCAGTTCAAAACCCCAATAAACCTTCAAGATATTCATAACAAAAATCCTAAAATCACTTTATTTTCAGTACACACACAATTAATCACCATGTcctagagagagattgagatGGAGGTTATCAATCTTCAGTTTAATTAAGGTTATAATTGGATGTTTTCGGCTACAATATGAAATATACCTACCCCAAAATCTCAGCTGATCAAAACACGACCTTTGAAACAAAACCCCAGAATCAGTGGATCTAAACAATGTGAGAATGAGAAACTAATTAATATGAGGGACTGAGCAAGGTCTTCATTTGCACATATATAAACAAGTCAGCAATAATGTAAATCCTACAACGAACCacgtatctatatatatatatatatatatatatatatatataggacatCCATATAATATACGCCCAAAATCGATGAAGCGTAATTTATACTACTGTAGAAGCACATCCTCTAAATCTAATGGTGGCCTCCTTCCATTGCAAATAATACCAGTTCCAGTAGAGTTGAACTTGAAATGGCTCTTTGCCTAAGGACCAATTAAACACATAGATATAGGAGTGAATTTgcataaaattaattatcaCCATTCATCCACTGCAACCTAAAATCATTCAGGAACTAAAAATGATGGCTGCGGCTCATTCATGCGGAGATGGTTCTCACCATATTAGTGTTGTTCGTCTCGTTGCCAATGTGCATTTGTTCtgaatgctcgaaaatgtgtgaaaacacaagagctatttagacccccaaattaaagttacagctcgattgattttactctaacctaatactaagtgcggaatagagtaaatgcgaggggataaacaaacaagccaCTCTAACCTATAAACATTATAATacagcaataaaatgaaaggtgaaagagtagggaagaagaatacaaacacaagataacatgctgatgtgttatcaaaaaggaaactaaagaactcagcgaaaaacctctccaccaccctctaagcggtaatcaatccactagacaatcagttgggatacatgggttagcaaaaggccctccaagtctaatctatccaatgtacctaagccctccaagctcttactccaacaaggcttcttggaaccatgtcttgtctagctctccggatctcgcaacaagctccatgttgcatctgccatccttggcttcttccaatacttctcAGCAACACTAAAACCTTACTGAaaactctgaaagggtgtggtaagtgtttgggttatcaacctctcaaaaatatgaaaatagagaggtaggagttgaggaaaatccacaagtaaTTGTGTAGAAGattatgggtataacaatctctaactcttaagGTTTGTAGTTAcggttttctctctgaagcactcctcaacatctaTGGGTAATGtgagtatatatagtgtgggtacagaaagtgtgtatcagataacACTTTCTAGCAAAGCAGAATGTTTCACAAGTGTCTCGCGAGAAAGCTTTACCCGCGAGCTACTCGCAAAACACAGCTATCTCCATTTGTcctaactcttcgcattccagtcatgtgcagggcacatgcatcatttcgcaggatgcttagtcgcgagctacCTGCAAAAACTTTTCTGTCTTCAATtacttgagtcttcacacactctctctctatcacacaacccttacaattaaatcccacaataaataagGGTACaaaaagattgaacataattataatcaaatttggcacgaaattaaagacaacaaaacacatagttgtaaattacaactttacatgttctttttattatctctctctctctctctctattaggGATTTGAGTGTgagtttctctttttttttttctttttttttttttttttttttttttttttgagaaaaaggtaagcgaaattttattaaagaaattaagataAATCAGATTGGAATATATCTTCTAAATCACTAGGTAtgataggtcaagaatgtattgaccccttgtgatgaattaacaaattaattagccaagttaattaactaattcaattagcatgcaacatgggtggtagcacaaaaaaataaccaattaactaaatgcaggggaaattaaattaacacggtgatttgtttacaaatgggaaaaacttacacagcaaaaaccccaccgggtgatgtTAAGGTCACAACTcccaagaattcactattattacaacaagcagttataagtaaaggaatctcaatactttgtatcaacctacagttaaactcttactccaatacccaattggacttgttctgtagtgaaaatctctcattttcaatgcacagctcccaatatgtgactaaccaattcgatatgcagatcccagtatgcgacttactcaccaacttgagaaagatgttggctgcaaagttcttcagttcatcacataaTGAAGTTTatgaagctccttggttataaaaccctaaggtgtacaaacacagcaacttcttcaagagaaagatgaactagggcaaattctgtctccgatcacaatttgcatgaatacaactttgcttcacactcgtGCAACCTTTgatagcccttaaaataatcattatatatgtttaggattgtgagaaaataaagcccaaacatatacacacggattggatgaaaatcaaagCTGGaaatctgtttttcaaaaacctcgatagatagcttatctgtcgagctagctATCGACCATCGAGCTTCAGCAgttttttaaacctcgatagatactagctgtcgagctagctgtcaagatttaaaatccagcatttcttcatttgtttcttggacagccttgcatggctttaacacttattcttgaaaccttgttccttgaagcattaaacataccctagatctacccaattacaagtaaagtgggttttgtcaaagaattagccaattttaatttgacatatgttcctaacattaaatcatatatgtcctaacaaggTAGATATTCTATCCATACATCAGTGTTTGTAAATAAAACTATTCTTCTAGCTAAACCATGAGCTAACCTATTCCCTTCCCGACGAACATGCTGAAATTAACATTGCCGTAACGAACATCCAAGCCTCTTGGACTCTTTAATAATGTGACCAAACAATGTGTTACATCGACCTAAGCACTTTAAAGCTTGTATAACGCGAAGACAATATCCTTCAATTATCATATTAAACAAACTTAGTTCCCTAGCCAACACCACAACCCTTCTTGCTGCCAGCATTTTAGCCATCTTAACTGAATGGATCGAGTCGACTTTTTGACTTAAAGTTGCAATAACATTTCCTGAGTGATCCCTAAACACCACGCCTATCCCAACACTGTTCATTCCTTCAAAAAGTGCAACATCAGAGTTTACTTTGTAGCTTGCTTCAGGTAGAGGAGACCAATAGACAGGTGGTCAGCAAACAGGTCCTTGCGGCTCCATATGATGAACATCCCAAAACTCCAGAACCAACTCCTTAGCTCTATCCCCAATCCCATGTAGTTGCCAGGTGGTTTGATGCTCCCTCAATCTGTTCCTTCTTTGCCACAAGCACCATGCTAGCATTGTAAACTGAGAATATCTATAATCCAAACCTTCACTGAACAGATCCTACAAAACCACAAAGAAAGACCtgcaatttttctaaaataagaaaacaaaacccaaataaaaaaaccaaactgATCAGGCTTGATCACACAACCATAGGTAGTGCATGAGAGATTTTGCATAATCCCCGATTCCATCACAAACATCATCAAATGGGATATGCCGAGTCTTCAAATTCAACTTGGTAGGGAGAGAATCTTTCGTAGCACACCATAGAAAGTGTCGAATTTTATTTGGGACTCTAAGCTTCTAGATTTTCTTCCATACAGCCTGTGTGTTACCCAGCGAGGAAGAGCTTACCATTGAGAGATTTTCAGCATTAACTAGCATACGATAGGCACTCCTAACACTATATTAACCATCCAGAGTTAAAGGCCAAATCAAAATTTCCTCATCCCAACCTTCACTCACATGTATCCTCCCCACCATCTCGGCTTCCTAAGGAAGAAAGCAGCTTGCCAATTTTCCCGGATCCCAACTCTCCATCTCGGCTTCACTCATTTTCCCAACTCTCCATATTGCCCCTTTATTAATGACCTTTTGAGCTTGCAAAATATTCCTTCATGCATAAGAGCACTTCAGATGAATAGGAGCCTCTAGAATGCTCAGAAAATACTTGGCACTAAACACTTTGTAAAGTAATGTGCCTTTGGGATGAATAAGACATCAAACTTGTTTTGTCAGCATAGCATTATTGAACTTTTGGAAACCCCAAAATCCCATACCCCCAATTGATTTAGAAGAACAAAGAGAGCTCCATTTAACCCAATGAATTTTCTTTGAATCTCCATTACCTAACCAAAACATTCGGATTATTGCTTCAATATCTTTGCGAAGACCAACCGGTAACTTGAAAACACTCATTGAATAAACTGGGATAGATTAGGCCACAGCCTTAATCATGACCTCCTTACCAGCCTAAGATAAGAGCTTTTTCTTCCACCCTCCATCCTAGCCCATATCCCCTCTTTGATCTGAGTAAAACATGTCGTCTCATTTCTGTTAACAAAGAAGGGAgccccaaatatttctcataatgtCGAATGGCCGAGACATTTAGAGCCACTTTGATAGCCTCCTCAAATTCTCATCTATATTCTTgctaaagaaaagagaagttttCCTCTTATTTATCATCTGACCCGAAAGCAACTTCATAATAAGGAAGCAACTCCCTGAATTTTATTACACTCTTCCAAGGTAGATCTACATAGTATCAAacaatcatctgcaaaaaataaatgggttAGTTTAGGTCCGTTTCTACATATAGAAAACCTTTGAATTTCTCCTCTAACAACAGCATTCTGCAACAAAGAATTTAACCCttttgtataaaatagaaataagtaaGGAGAAAGAGGATCCCCTTGTCTCAAACCTCTTAAGGGTGTAATCATGCCCTTCGGTTTTCCATTCACAAGAATAGAATACGATATTGTGGTGATACACTTCATTATCAAAGCCACCAATGATTCCTGAAAGCCCAATTTGAGAAGGATTCTTTCCAGAAAACTCCACTCCACCCTATTATAGCATTTGCTCATATCCAACTTTATAGCCATGAATCCTTTCTTTCTTGTGCAACTAGTCTTCATATGATGCAAATGTTGGAAAATCtagttttgtatctcatacaaaacacacacagCGGAAGTAACAAACATGGAtctatttcattcatgattgataacatgtactatgtaaatttcagaatttaagaacaagatagCGTACCTTggtgcagtgaaattcaaaacaaaatattagaagtacttaggaatacttttaatcttcactccaattccactttacgtccaagaagtgtggtctctcaatcagtttccaaGGGAGAATAATCAAGTGGCTTCACTtacacatacacaccatttcacaATTATGtctctcttaaaataaaattatgtatgtttctccctttataactaactgattatctaattgggctggcctattgggcctttccaattgggctttagtgtgtggcttggagtgggaccaaaaaggaccaataagacactagctccaatgggccttagGCTTTTTTGTCgtctcttgacaagtccaaagttaccattaattatatttaataccactatataaatataattgcactctaggccttattaataagttatatcctaagactttattatacatacaaccccttcataaaatattcgtagtaataaaaaatcttgaatgTAGACTTctactttgaagattactacatcttaatccttgagtgcccaatttaatcctttaagttattcatcatatatttatgaaatccaatttcataaatatatactttagtaactccttactaaagtggttaggcctaacattctgaataaccaaacctattaaacttatctcaagggaatattttatatctcctttaaaagattatgaattccatcttgagaatatatgttccatcaacactaaatgtggctgcccaacatactgaggtttcgatcgtgactttagatctcactcctgatatatcaaagcaacctaaacctcatgatcaagtccattattctctcagaattaagagttcatgcaaatagaagtcgtgagatttattattcatttgacagtcattaggagaataataaatctcacagtgg is a genomic window of Quercus lobata isolate SW786 chromosome 2, ValleyOak3.0 Primary Assembly, whole genome shotgun sequence containing:
- the LOC115965564 gene encoding uncharacterized protein LOC115965564; the protein is MQATNYNPSSPMLCPISLSSSPRRRKPFSLIVNASRERKGRDYGGRLVDENMIVLRVRMKDLKMQETKEEPPSNWMEWEKQYYAYYDEDVCEAVGHLQSYLLSIRPSLALGMVALVTLSVPITTGVVLFHIIEMAKRILSGCMFF